The genomic segment CGCGAACCACACTGGCAACCGTCGCGGGGGCGGCACCGGCCGCGGTGGCGAAGCTGGCAACGGAACCGGGCGGTCCGTGGGGGTGGCGGACGGCGGCCACGGTCGTCGTCGGCCTCGTCGCGGGAGGGGGACTGGTCGCCTTCACCGTGGGAGTTCCGTCCGAACCGAAGCCGCCGCCCACGCCTGCGGCCCCTGTTCAACCCGGCGCAGTAAGGCTCGCGCACGGCTCGGAAGTTCTGGCGATCGCCGTCTCGCCCGACGGACGAGTGGCTACCACTGGCCCCGGATCGGAGGTCCGAATCTGGAACGGTGACGCGACACCGGGACCGCGGTGCGTGTTTCCGGGCGGCGGGGCCGCGGTCACGTTCGCGCCGAACGGCAAGACACTGGCCGCGGCCGGTTACGACGGAGCCGTCCGGGTCTGGGACGCGGTTACCGGCACCCTCCGCCACACACTCACGGGCCACGGCGACAGCGCGCAGGCGGTCGCGTTTTCTCCGGACGGGGCGGTGCTCGCGTCGGCCGGCGAGGACGGCCGCGTTCGGCTCTGGGACGCCGCCACCGGCCGGTCCCTGCGGGACCTCGACGGGCACCGCGCCCGGGTGTGGGGGTTGTGCTTTTCGCCCGATGGCCGCGAACTCGCTTCCGCCGGGGGCGATAAGACCGTCCGCATCTGGAACCCGACCACCGGGGACGAAACGCGCAAGTTCGGCGAATTGCGCGGCGGCGTGTACGCCGTCGAGTACCATCCGGACGGACGGGCGCTTGCCGTCGCGGCCGACAACACGGCTCTCGTGCTCGACGCCCGCACGGGCCGCGAACTCGGTCGGGTCGGGACCGCGCGAACCGCTGTCACCTGGTTCGCGTTCAGCCCCGACGGCCGCACACTCGCTTACCGTAACGAAAAGACCGTCCGGCTGTGGGAAGTGGCGTCCGGTGCGGACCGGCTAACCATCGACTTAGGCGCCGAACCGGCCGGGGTGGCCTTCGGCCCCGGCAGCCGGGTTCTCGTCGTGGCGTCCGGCGACGGGGCCGATGTGTACGAGCTGCGCAAGCAGGTTCGTCCGCTCCCGGGGACCGAGCCGGGAACCCTGTGGGCTCATCTCGCCGGGGCCGATGCGGGGCTCGCGCTCCGAGCGATCGAAACGCTGACCGCGGACCCGGCCCGGGGCGTGCCGCTCGTGCGCGACAAGCTCCACGCCGTTCCCGAGTTTCGCGCCCGGCTCGAAGCACTGGTAACACAACTCGGCGACGACGCGTTCGAGGTGCGCGAGCGGGCGTCACGGGAACTCGGAACGATCGGCGTGGACGCGGTGCCCGCGCTCCGGCGCGCACTGGCCGCCGACCCGTCGCCGGAGGTCCGGCAGCGGGCGGAACTGTTGCTCAAACGCCTGCCAACGGCCACCTCGCCCGCGCACGCCAGCCCGACGCACGCACGGGCCGTCGAGGTTCTGGAAAAGGCCAACACGCCCGAGGCCCGCGCGGCACTGACCGCCCTCGCCGCGCGGGAAGTGGATTCGCCCCTGAAGCGCGAGGCCGCTGCCGCCCTCGCCCGGCTCCGCAGTCTCAAACCCTGATCCCCTGTCCGCTCGTGGTCACCCCCGTCACGAGCGGGCGCCTCTCAAGAAACCGGAGGGTTCGTGATGACCGTTCGATCCGTTACACGCACCGGCTACGGGCTGCTGCCCGTACTCGTCATCATTCTGATGGCGCCCCACCATCCGCGGGCGGCGGCCGACGATCCGCCGCGCCCCGCGGACGCGCCACCCGCCACAGCCGCCGGTAACGGCTGGACGTTCGACGAGGCCCGCGACCGCCTCGCCCTCGCGCCCCGCGACCCGTACCTCCAGTACGTCGTGCTCCAGCTCGGCCGCCGCAACGGCCGGGAACGGGAGGCGGTCGACGCCATCGAACGCCGGTCCCTGTTCGGCGATCTGGGTCTGTTGGGCGGGAACGGCCGCCGGTCCCGCGCCGACCTGTTCGCCACCTTCACCGGCGCACTGGCGATCCAGGAGAGCCTCCAACTCGACACCATGCGGGGCAACACCGCGGCCAACCAGACCTTCGTGCGGCCGGGCGCGCCCGATCCGGGTCCGGCTGCGCCAAAGGGTCCGAAGCTGCCCGAAAAGGTCGCGGTGTCCGCTCTCACCGGCCCGACCGTCCCGAGCCACCCGTGGGAGAAGATGCTCGCCGGCAAGAGGCCCGAGGTGGGTCCGCTCGCCGCGTGCGTCCCGGACGAGTTCTACTTCGCCGAGTTCCGGTCCGTGGCCCGGCTCCACGAGGTACTGGGCGCCGGCGAGTTGTGGGCCGGGCACGTCTTCACTCAGGCTCTCGGTGGCGCCAGGTCGCAACAGACCGCCGACCGCCTCAAGAAGCAACTCGGGCTGTCCGGCCTGGCGCCCGAAACACTCGACCGGCTCGGGGTGGAGGCGGTGGGGATCACCGGCAGCGACCCGTTCCTGTCCGAAGGGAGTGATGTCACCCTGCTCGTCCAGGGACGTAACATCGCCCCGCTCGTAGCCCTGGCTGATACCGCCAAAGCCGGCAAGGTCGAGACGGGTACACACGTCGGAATCGCTTACACCTATCGGACGAGCGCCGACGGCTCGGTCAACGCGTATTCGGCCAGCCCCCGAGCGGAACTGCACGTCCGCGGGAACTCGTTGCCGGCCTTCAAGCGGGTCCTGGAAGCGGTCGCGGGCAAGACGGCCGATGGAACGCCCGTGCGGCGGCTCGGAGAATCGGCCGAGTTCCGGTATGTTCGCACGCGGATGCCCCGCGGGGCCGAAGAGGACGGGTTCGTGTACCTCTCGGACGCCTTCATCCGCCGGCTGACCGGGCCGCAACTCAAGCTGACCGAACGGCGCCGGGTGCTGGTGTACAACCACCTGCGGATGATCGGGCACGCCGCCCTCATGTACCGCACCGAACACGGCCGCGCCCCGCAATCGCTGGACGAACTCGCTAAGGCGAACTGCGCGCCCGGCGTGTTCGGCCGGGGCGACCTGGCGCACCCGGACGGCGGCACGTACGCCCTCTCCGCCGACGGCATGTACGGGGTGTGCTCGAAGTACGGCCGGGCCGACAACCTGACGCCCTGCATCGAACGGCTGGTCACCGAAGTGAGCGGCGAGGAGGCCGAAGAGTACAAGCAGTTCGTGGCCGACTACAGCCGGTACTGGCGGACCTTCTTCGACCCGATCGCGGTGCGGGTGACCGTCACTCCGAAGCAGTACCGGCTCGAAACGCTCGTGCTCCCGCTGATCGACAACTCGATCTACACCGAACTCGCCCGCGGCGCCGGTAAGCCGGTCCCGATGGACCTGCTCCCGACCCCGAAAAGCGAGATCGGCGGCCTCTGGCTGCACCTGCCCAAGCAGCAGGTGCTCGACAGCCTGGGGCCCGACCAGCCGGCGGGGCAGCCCGTACCGGGCGCGCCCGACCGGCTGCACCGCTCGGCCGAGCAGATTCAGGCAATCAACCAACTGAAGCGGGTCGGGTTGGCCGTCAACAACTCCCTCGGCGCCGACGACACGTTCCCGGACGACATCAAGGACAAGAACGGTAAACCCCTCCTGTCGTGGCGGGTCGCGGTTCTCCCGTACATCGACCAGGACGCGCTGTACACGCAGTTCAAACTCGACGAGCCGTGGGACAGCGACCACAACAAAAAGCTGATCTCCAAAATGCCACAAGTATACTCCGGCCGGGCGCGCGGACTGGGTGCCACGAAGACGCCGTTCCTCCGCCCGGTGGGCAAAGGGACCCTGTTTCCGACGGACAAGAAGTACAAACTCACCGACATCACTGATGGCACGGCGAACACCGTTCTGGGTGTCGAGGTGACCGACGAAGCCGCGGTCGTGTGGACGCGACCGGCGGACCTGGTCGTGGACCCGAAGGAGCCGCTCAAGGGGCTCGTCCGCAAGAACGGGGAGCCGTTCTTCGTTCTGCTCGCGGACGGCAGCGTCAAGCCGGTGTCGCCGAAAGTCGATCCGACGGAACTGCTGCGGGCGTTCGACCCGACCGACGGCAAGCCGGGCGAAGTCGATGCGCTGTCCCAACGGGGCGGCCCGGCGGGCGGCGGACCGAAGAGCCCGTTCGAGGTCCCGAACGACCTCAAGCAGATCGCACTGGCCGTTCACAACTATCACGATGCGAACGGCCAGTTGCCGACCACGAACATTCGGACCAAAGACGGCAAGCAACTGCTGAGCTGGCGGGTGGCTCTCCTCCCCTACCTCGAACAGAACGCACTGTACCAGCAGTTCAAACTCGACGAGCCGTGGGACAGCGAACACAACAAGAAGCTCATTGAGAAGATGCCCCGCATCTACTACGGGACGGACGCGAAGCTCAACGCGGCCGGGAAGACCGCGTACCTCGTACCGGCCGGGAAGAACACGCTCTCCCCGCCCGACGGCGCGAAGCAGACCCTTCCGGGAATCGCCGACGGCACCTCGAACACGATCCTGGCATTCGTAGCCGCACCCGAACAGGCGGTCGTGTGGAGCAAGCCCGATGACCTGCCGTTCGATCCGAAGGAGCCGCTCAAGGGGCTCGTCTGCCCCGGCGAGGACGCGGTCCTGGTGGTGATGGCCGACGGGGGCACGAAGCGCCTCTCGACGCGAATCGACCCGAAAACGTTCGCGGCAATGGTCACACCGATGGGGGGCGAAACCATCACGCTGAACCCGCAGGACGAGTCGGGCCCGCCCCTCGCAGCAGGGCTGGGCCTGCTCTTACGGGAGTTCCAGTTCACCCCCGAGCAATTGGAAGAACTCGAATCGGCCGGGGTCGATCTGAACAAACTGCGACGGTTCCTCCGCGAGGGCATCGGGGACCAGGTCGGGTTCCACATGCACGACGCCCCGCGGCTCCTGGACTCCGACCTGTCCGGTCTGTTCGGCGGGGGCGAGAGCGCCGGCCTGACCGGAATCGGGCTGGCGGTCCGGTTCGCGTTCGGGGCGTCGTCCGTCTCAATCCCGGTCAAGAACGCGAAGGCGGTGGACGAGTACCTCGACGAGCTGGACAAGCTCCTTCTGGCCCAGCGGAAGAGTCTGAGAACGAGCGGGATCGTGTTTCGGCGCGAGGTGGACTTCTACCGGGTGCCCTTCCCCGCGCCGCACACGATCCGGTGCCTGGCCGTGAGCTTCGCCGGGTTGAAGTGGCGGGTGTACTGGGGGCGGATCGGGACCGGGCTGTACATCGCCACCCGCCCGTTCATTCTGGAGGACATCGCCGCGGCCCACGCGGAAGGGAAGAAACCGGCCGCGTCCGAGCCCGCCCACGCGGTGTTACGGGTGCGCCCAGAAAACTGGCGCCAGGTGCTGCCGGGGTACAACCTCGGGTGGGCGGAGGGGAACCGGGCAGCGTGCCACGCCAATCTGGACATGCTCTCGAACGTCGGCCGCGGCTGGAACGATCGGAAGCCGACCGCCGGCCCGCCGAGCGCCGAGTTTCTGGGGCGCGTGGTCCGGGTTTACGGGGAGCGACCGTTCTGTCCGGACGGCGGCACCTATGACCTGTCGGCCGATGCGCGTGAGTGCCGGTGCAACGTTCACGGCGGGCACAACGACCCGCGCCAACCGGCCGAACCGTCCGCGACCAGCTCTACGGGTCGGGTGCGGAAATCGTTCGCCGGCCTGACCGCGACCGTGCGGTTCGAGGAAGACGGGCTGCGAGTGGTCGTCACCGTGGACCGAAAGGAGTAGAGGGACGAAGAACCCCCCCAGCCCCTCCCTGAAGGGAGGGGAGCAAGACCTCTGGAGTTCCGGCGCGTCCGCGGATATGCGGGAAGCAAATCGCGCGTTCACCCCCCTCCCTTCCCCCGGCCCGCGAGAAGCTCCGCTGACAGGGTCGGGGAGAGAACGGAGGGGGGCTGGGGGGTGGGTCTTCTTCGGCGGCGTTGCGACGCGACGAGCGCATCCTTCGCCGCGCGAGAGAGCTTCTTGATGGCGATCTCGCGCCGGAGCGCCGCGCCGTGGCCCTGTGCGGATTCTCGGTACACCACCGCCACCGGGCGCCGCGACCGCGTGTACTTCGATGCGGTCCCGGCGTTGTGCTGCGCCAGCCGCCGCTCCACGTCCGTCGTGATGCCGGTGTAGAGCGTCCCGTCGCGACACTTCAGCAGGTACACCCACCACTCCGCCTTCGTTCGCAGCACGATCACCACCCCGCGGTTCGCGCTCCGATCCCGCTGGACACGCGCCGTGATTGTGGCGAAAAGCGAGCTGCGGTGAACAGGTCGTTTTTCGCGAACGGAGCTTGAGAGTCCCTCCGCGGTGCGGTACCTTCCTTGAGTTCCTGCGGATGTGTTTAGCTCGTTGCTCTGCAACAGGACGATGTTGCGTCGTCCGAGCTTCTGCCAGCCCACCCTTCGCGGGGAAGGCTGTTCCAGCACCGCTATCGGCGAGTTCTCGCCGGTGCCCGGCATGGCCTGGAACAACCCCGCCGGTCGTGGTTCCATGCCGGGCACCGGCGAGAACTCGCCGGCGGTGCCGTGAGCCTTCCGCGCCCCAGGTCGAGAAGTTAACACCGTAGGAACAACGACACGGGTCGGGGATCACTCCCCGGCCCGTGTCCGTTTCGCGTGGCACTACGCCAGCACGCCCTCGATCACCTCGCCGTGAACGTCGGTGAGCCGGCGCTCGATCCCGTTGTGGTAGAACGACAGCCGCTCGTGATCGAGGCCGAGCAGGTGGAGCATCGTGGCGTGGAGGTCGTAGATGGTCGCCTTCTGCTCCGCGGCCTGGTAGCCGAACTCGTCGGTCGCGCCGTAACTGTGCGCCCGTTTCACGCCGGCCCCGGCGAGCCATACGGTGAAGCCCTTCGGGTTGTGGTCGCGCCCGCTCGCCCCCTTCTGGAACGTCGGCATCCGCCCGAACTCCGTCACCCACACCACGAGGGTGTCTTTTAGCAATCCGGTTCGTTTGAGGTCGGCGATCAGCGCCGCACATGGCTGGTCAAGGACCGCGGCGTGCGTTTCGTACTGCGGCTTCAGCGTCTTGTGGCCGTCCCAGTTACCGACGCCCTCCCCCATCGCGTAGGAGCCGTTGAACAGTTGCACGAACCGCACGTCGCGTTCCAGCAGGCGGCGCGCGAGCAGGCAGTTCCGGGCGAACCCGGCCTTCACCCGGTTCGCGTCCGTCGTCCCGTACTCCTCGTGCACGCGCTTCGGCTCCCTGGACAGGTCCGCGATCTCGGACGCCTTCAGTTGCATCTTCGCGGCCATCTCGTAGCTCGCGATGCGGGCCGCGAGCTGCGCGTCGCCGGCCCGCGCCTGCGCGTGGTCGTCGTTGAGTAGCTTGAGGAAGTCACGGGTGTCCGCGTCGGCGGGTGCGGACACGCCAGCGGGCCGGGCGAGGTGCGGGATCGGTTTGTCCGCGGTGAACGGCGTGCCCTGGAACACGCCGGGGAGGAACGCGCTGCCCCAGTTGTTCGGCCCGACCTGCGGCACGCCGCGCGGGTCGGGGATCGCGACGAACGCCGGCAGGTCGCGATTCTCGCTGCCGAGCGCGTAACTTACCCAAGCCCCGGCGCTGGGGAAGCCGTCGAGCGTGAAGCCGGTGCTCATCTGATTTTCGGCCGGGCCGTGCGTGTTGCTCTTCGCGGTCATCGAGTGGATGAAGCACATCTCGTCCGCGAGGGCCGCCAGGTTCGGCAGCAGGTCGGAGACCATCTTCCCGCTCTGCCCGCGCGGCTTGAACGCCCAGAGCGGCTTGACCAAATTCCCTTGCGCGCCCTGGAACGTGACGAGTTGCTCGGCCCCCGGCAGCGGTTGGCCGTCGCGCTTCACGAGTTCCGGCTTGTAGTCGAAGCTGTCGACGTGGCTGACCGCGCCGGAGCAGAAGATCGTCAGCACGCGCTTCGCTTTCGGTGCGAAGTGCGGCTTGCGCGGCGCGAGCGGGGCGTCGGGGCGGACGTCGGGCCGGAGCGCGCGCGGTCCGCGGCCAGGAGCCCGCGTTCCGCCAGCAGCGCCGCAGCGCGATCCCGCCGAGGCCGGTGCCGGCCTCATTCAAGAACGCCCGACGGTTCAAGAGAGGATGATCATTTAGCATTGTGGGTACTCACTCGCTGCCGCGGGCGAACCCCGCCCGCCAGAGCGGCGGGTGGCGCTGAATGACGCGCTACCCGCCGCCCTGGCGGGCGGGGTTCGCCCGCGGCCGCTCAATCCACGAACACGAACTCGTTGGCGTTCAGCACGGCGCGGCACAGCGCCGCGAGGCCGTGATCCGACACCAGTTTCGTCGCGGCGGCGAGTTCCTTCTCGCTCGGCTGGCGCTGGAACGCCAGCGCGAACGCGCGCTTGACCTGGGCCGCGGGTTCACTGCCGGCTTCTGTTTCCACGCGCCGGGCGAAATAGCCCGCCTGCTGGAGCATGAAGTTACTGTTGAGCAAGTTGAGCGCTTGCAGCGGCGTGGTGGACACGTTCCGCTTCGGCGCGATCTGGCCGCCGTCCGGGCAGTCGAACGCGCCGAACGTGTCGTCGAGTTGCATCCGCGGCTTGTACTGGTAGATCATCCGGCGGAATTCGGCCGGGCCGAACTCCTTCTTCGGCGTGTACACCTTCACGTAATTCGAGTTCGGCTCAAAGAGATCGAAGCCGGGACCGCCCATCGTGAGGTCGAGCTTGCCGCTCACGAAGAGGACCGCGTCGCGGAGCGGTTCGGCTTCGATGCGCCGCGGCGGGTAGCGCCACAGCAGGCGCGTCTGTGCGTCCCGCGCCATCCCCGCCGTACTGGCTGCCGACGACTGGCGGTAGGTCGCCGAGGTGACGATGAGCCGGTGCATGTGCTTCAACGACCAGGGGGTAGGTCCTTCGCCCGGGCTCACCAGTTCGCTCGCCAGCCAGTCCAGCAGTTCGGGGTGAGTGGGCTTTCCGCCGTTCCGGCCGAAGTCGCTCGGCGTATCGACGATACCGACGCCGAAATGGTGCTGCCACAACCGGTTCACCATCACGCGGGCCGTGAGCGGGTGCGCCGGATCGGTCATCCACTTCGCGAGCGCGGCGCGGCGCTCGGGATCGGACGCAGTCGGGGGGATGACCAGTCTCGGGCCGATCTCGGTCAAGCCGCCCGGCCCGACTGCTTCCTTCTTCTGTGTGGCGTCGCCGCGGTGAAGGCGGTGAGTGGCCTCCGGCGCCCCCATGCGACCGATGTACGCGACGGGCTCGCGCGAGAGAGTCGCGAGTTTCGTGCGAATGGCGCTCGCCCGCGCGCTGAGCTTCTGCCACGCGGCCTGATCGGGGCCTTTTAGACCGACCGGCACGGCGCTCGCGCTCGCGGGCGCTATGAACGGAACGCGGTCGTCCGACGACGCGACGACCGACCAGTTCTCGCGGTCCATTGATACGTCTATGCGGTAGCGTGTCGCGAGTCGGTCAATGTACCGGCCCTCACGGTCGCGCGACCACGTGATGCGATCGACGAGCACGCTGTCCGCGAGTTCGATCTGCACCCACCCGCGGCCGACCTTGTTGGAAATCCAGCTCCGCGAGTTACCGGGCTTGCCGTCGTGAACGTACTCCAACCGGTGGATGTTGCCGGGGCCGTTGTAATCGCCGGAGGAGGTCGCTTTCGCGCCGGCCGACTTGAGCGCCACGTTC from the Frigoriglobus tundricola genome contains:
- a CDS encoding GIY-YIG nuclease family protein, with amino-acid sequence MLRTKAEWWVYLLKCRDGTLYTGITTDVERRLAQHNAGTASKYTRSRRPVAVVYRESAQGHGAALRREIAIKKLSRAAKDALVASQRRRRRPTPQPPSVLSPTLSAELLAGRGKGGG
- a CDS encoding DUF1553 domain-containing protein, which produces MYRPTLSIPFALIAFAASVAASDPPKDPPARAVDFARDVQPIFAKNCVPCHGPEKQRGGLRLDRRTDAFKGGDSGAALVSGKPAESLLLKKVTSKDEQERMPAGRAALTPEEIGALTTWIAAGANWPASNETVGTHWAFEPVKRPKAPDPQRANPIDAFVVAKLKESGLTLSPGADRRTLIRRLKFDLLGLPPTPEEVDAFVSDKDASAYEKLVDRYLASPQYGERWARHWLDVVRFAESNGFEMNRARPNAYHYRDYVIRAFNDDKPYDQFVREQLAGDTLGAGAATGFLVGGAWDEVKSPDLTLTLNQRADELHDMIGTTGAAFLGLTVSCARCHAHKFDPIPQLDYYQIKAVFAGVHHGERAVRIGDAPARAREAEQLREQLAQAESELAALEPLADPAATEARRPPVNPRLNTERFKPVKARFVRFVVFETNTVEPCIDELEVFVAGSKSVNVALKSAGAKATSSGDYNGPGNIHRLEYVHDGKPGNSRSWISNKVGRGWVQIELADSVLVDRITWSRDREGRYIDRLATRYRIDVSMDRENWSVVASSDDRVPFIAPASASAVPVGLKGPDQAAWQKLSARASAIRTKLATLSREPVAYIGRMGAPEATHRLHRGDATQKKEAVGPGGLTEIGPRLVIPPTASDPERRAALAKWMTDPAHPLTARVMVNRLWQHHFGVGIVDTPSDFGRNGGKPTHPELLDWLASELVSPGEGPTPWSLKHMHRLIVTSATYRQSSAASTAGMARDAQTRLLWRYPPRRIEAEPLRDAVLFVSGKLDLTMGGPGFDLFEPNSNYVKVYTPKKEFGPAEFRRMIYQYKPRMQLDDTFGAFDCPDGGQIAPKRNVSTTPLQALNLLNSNFMLQQAGYFARRVETEAGSEPAAQVKRAFALAFQRQPSEKELAAATKLVSDHGLAALCRAVLNANEFVFVD
- a CDS encoding DUF1559 family PulG-like putative transporter translates to MTVRSVTRTGYGLLPVLVIILMAPHHPRAAADDPPRPADAPPATAAGNGWTFDEARDRLALAPRDPYLQYVVLQLGRRNGREREAVDAIERRSLFGDLGLLGGNGRRSRADLFATFTGALAIQESLQLDTMRGNTAANQTFVRPGAPDPGPAAPKGPKLPEKVAVSALTGPTVPSHPWEKMLAGKRPEVGPLAACVPDEFYFAEFRSVARLHEVLGAGELWAGHVFTQALGGARSQQTADRLKKQLGLSGLAPETLDRLGVEAVGITGSDPFLSEGSDVTLLVQGRNIAPLVALADTAKAGKVETGTHVGIAYTYRTSADGSVNAYSASPRAELHVRGNSLPAFKRVLEAVAGKTADGTPVRRLGESAEFRYVRTRMPRGAEEDGFVYLSDAFIRRLTGPQLKLTERRRVLVYNHLRMIGHAALMYRTEHGRAPQSLDELAKANCAPGVFGRGDLAHPDGGTYALSADGMYGVCSKYGRADNLTPCIERLVTEVSGEEAEEYKQFVADYSRYWRTFFDPIAVRVTVTPKQYRLETLVLPLIDNSIYTELARGAGKPVPMDLLPTPKSEIGGLWLHLPKQQVLDSLGPDQPAGQPVPGAPDRLHRSAEQIQAINQLKRVGLAVNNSLGADDTFPDDIKDKNGKPLLSWRVAVLPYIDQDALYTQFKLDEPWDSDHNKKLISKMPQVYSGRARGLGATKTPFLRPVGKGTLFPTDKKYKLTDITDGTANTVLGVEVTDEAAVVWTRPADLVVDPKEPLKGLVRKNGEPFFVLLADGSVKPVSPKVDPTELLRAFDPTDGKPGEVDALSQRGGPAGGGPKSPFEVPNDLKQIALAVHNYHDANGQLPTTNIRTKDGKQLLSWRVALLPYLEQNALYQQFKLDEPWDSEHNKKLIEKMPRIYYGTDAKLNAAGKTAYLVPAGKNTLSPPDGAKQTLPGIADGTSNTILAFVAAPEQAVVWSKPDDLPFDPKEPLKGLVCPGEDAVLVVMADGGTKRLSTRIDPKTFAAMVTPMGGETITLNPQDESGPPLAAGLGLLLREFQFTPEQLEELESAGVDLNKLRRFLREGIGDQVGFHMHDAPRLLDSDLSGLFGGGESAGLTGIGLAVRFAFGASSVSIPVKNAKAVDEYLDELDKLLLAQRKSLRTSGIVFRREVDFYRVPFPAPHTIRCLAVSFAGLKWRVYWGRIGTGLYIATRPFILEDIAAAHAEGKKPAASEPAHAVLRVRPENWRQVLPGYNLGWAEGNRAACHANLDMLSNVGRGWNDRKPTAGPPSAEFLGRVVRVYGERPFCPDGGTYDLSADARECRCNVHGGHNDPRQPAEPSATSSTGRVRKSFAGLTATVRFEEDGLRVVVTVDRKE
- a CDS encoding sigma-70 family RNA polymerase sigma factor — encoded protein: MGTDPKAVAQRLLGRLSGSGSGDPLDGDLLSAFAATRNETEFATLIARHGPMVLGVCRRLLGNAADAEDAFQAVFLVLARRAAGLGETRSVAGWLYGTAVRVAMKTRTRDARRRTRERKAVLMRPAKTTETPDWDDLCAVLDEELDRLGNRYRDPLVLCCLEGRSREEAARLLGWPEGTVSGRLARAKELLRSRLARRGVACSVTTLSALLTARGATAVPAELARTTLATVAGAAPAAVAKLATEPGGPWGWRTAATVVVGLVAGGGLVAFTVGVPSEPKPPPTPAAPVQPGAVRLAHGSEVLAIAVSPDGRVATTGPGSEVRIWNGDATPGPRCVFPGGGAAVTFAPNGKTLAAAGYDGAVRVWDAVTGTLRHTLTGHGDSAQAVAFSPDGAVLASAGEDGRVRLWDAATGRSLRDLDGHRARVWGLCFSPDGRELASAGGDKTVRIWNPTTGDETRKFGELRGGVYAVEYHPDGRALAVAADNTALVLDARTGRELGRVGTARTAVTWFAFSPDGRTLAYRNEKTVRLWEVASGADRLTIDLGAEPAGVAFGPGSRVLVVASGDGADVYELRKQVRPLPGTEPGTLWAHLAGADAGLALRAIETLTADPARGVPLVRDKLHAVPEFRARLEALVTQLGDDAFEVRERASRELGTIGVDAVPALRRALAADPSPEVRQRAELLLKRLPTATSPAHASPTHARAVEVLEKANTPEARAALTALAAREVDSPLKREAAAALARLRSLKP